In Georgenia soli, a genomic segment contains:
- a CDS encoding glutathione S-transferase family protein → MDEQQTTATEEHPEHSEGGRYTTKGKEYTRDTRYIETRITADGRDGYPVEAGRYRLVAARACPWANRTIIVRRLLGLEDALSLGLPGPTHDARSWTFDLDPDGRDPVLGIHRLQEAYFARVPDYPRGITVPAIVDVPTGAVVTNDFAQITLDLETEWTAYHREGAPDLYPEHLRDEIDRVNRKVFTEVNNGVYRCGFAGSQEAYEKAYDRLFAALDWLEERLTDQRYLVGDTITEADVRLFTTLVRFDAVYHGHFKCNRNKLSEMPALWAYARDLFQTPGFGDTVDFQQIKDHYYIVHTDINPTQIVPKGPDLSGWLSPHGRESLGGRPFGDGTPPGPVRPGEEVDPAHTAAAMRG, encoded by the coding sequence ATGGACGAGCAGCAGACCACCGCCACGGAGGAGCACCCCGAGCACAGCGAGGGCGGGCGCTACACCACGAAGGGCAAGGAGTACACCCGGGACACCCGGTACATCGAGACCCGCATCACCGCCGACGGACGGGACGGCTACCCCGTCGAGGCCGGCCGCTACCGGCTGGTCGCGGCACGCGCGTGCCCGTGGGCGAATCGCACGATCATCGTGCGCCGCCTCCTCGGCCTCGAGGACGCCCTCTCCCTCGGCCTGCCGGGGCCCACGCACGACGCCCGCTCGTGGACCTTCGACCTCGACCCGGACGGCAGGGACCCCGTCCTCGGCATCCACCGGCTGCAGGAGGCGTATTTCGCCCGCGTGCCGGACTACCCGCGCGGCATCACGGTCCCGGCGATCGTCGACGTGCCGACCGGTGCCGTGGTCACCAACGACTTCGCCCAGATCACCCTCGACCTCGAGACCGAGTGGACGGCGTACCACCGCGAGGGTGCGCCCGACCTGTACCCGGAGCACCTGCGCGACGAGATCGACCGGGTGAACCGCAAGGTCTTCACCGAGGTCAACAACGGCGTCTACCGGTGCGGCTTCGCCGGGTCCCAGGAGGCCTACGAGAAGGCGTACGACAGGCTCTTCGCCGCCCTGGACTGGCTCGAGGAGCGCCTGACGGACCAGCGCTACCTCGTCGGCGACACCATCACCGAGGCGGACGTGCGTCTGTTCACCACGCTCGTGCGCTTCGACGCCGTCTACCACGGCCACTTCAAGTGCAACCGCAACAAGCTCAGCGAGATGCCGGCCCTGTGGGCCTACGCCCGTGACCTGTTCCAGACGCCGGGGTTCGGCGACACGGTGGACTTCCAGCAGATCAAGGACCACTACTACATCGTCCACACGGACATCAACCCCACCCAGATCGTGCCGAAGGGCCCGGACCTCTCCGGCTGGCTGTCGCCGCACGGGCGTGAGTCGCTCGGTGGGCGTCCGTTCGGGGACGGCACTCCCCCGGGCCCGGTCCGCCCCGGCGAGGAGGTCGACCCCGCCCACACCGCGGCGGCCATGCGCGGCTGA
- a CDS encoding thioredoxin family protein, producing the protein MSVEEPPSRLGPRELGLPPSGLGARATVVQVSSAFCAPCRAARTVAARVAATAEGVRHVEVDVAGHETLAADLRVVSTPTVLVLDADGVVRERLEGVPRLAWLRDAVHRVGGSGPTSG; encoded by the coding sequence ATGAGCGTCGAGGAGCCACCCAGCCGGCTGGGGCCGCGTGAGCTGGGGCTCCCGCCGTCGGGACTCGGGGCACGGGCCACGGTGGTGCAGGTCTCCAGCGCGTTCTGCGCCCCCTGCCGCGCCGCTCGCACGGTCGCGGCACGGGTGGCGGCCACGGCGGAGGGGGTGCGGCACGTCGAGGTCGACGTCGCGGGCCACGAGACCCTGGCGGCCGACCTGCGCGTCGTCAGCACGCCCACGGTCCTCGTGCTCGACGCCGACGGCGTGGTGCGCGAGCGTCTCGAGGGCGTGCCGCGGCTGGCGTGGCTCCGGGACGCGGTCCACCGGGTCGGCGGGAGTGGCCCGACGTCCGGCTGA
- a CDS encoding LysE family transporter, protein MTDALLAGVVAGYGIAVPVGAIAAYLVTLGAREGWRTAAAGGLGAAAVDGLYAAVAVAAGTVLAPVLGAAQEPLRWAAATVLLVLGIFLLRPALRPSSTTTAEPTVPTGPAGTADASEAGTADGRAGRRPARAFLTVFGLTLVNPATVVYFTALVAGRGVGVLETPAQRAAFVVGAFAASASWQLLLAGAGARLGRALTGPRGRRWTALVGGSVVVLLAVRSALGG, encoded by the coding sequence GTGACCGACGCGCTCCTGGCGGGGGTTGTGGCCGGCTACGGCATCGCCGTCCCGGTCGGGGCGATCGCCGCCTACCTGGTCACGCTGGGCGCGCGCGAGGGGTGGCGGACCGCCGCGGCCGGGGGGCTCGGTGCCGCCGCCGTCGACGGGCTGTACGCGGCCGTGGCGGTGGCGGCCGGAACGGTGCTCGCCCCGGTGCTCGGGGCCGCACAGGAGCCGCTGCGGTGGGCGGCTGCGACGGTCCTCCTGGTGCTCGGGATCTTCTTGCTGCGTCCGGCGCTGCGTCCGTCGTCGACGACGACGGCGGAGCCGACGGTGCCGACCGGGCCCGCCGGGACGGCGGACGCGAGCGAGGCGGGGACCGCCGACGGGCGCGCGGGACGACGTCCCGCGCGCGCCTTCCTCACCGTCTTCGGGCTCACGCTGGTCAACCCCGCCACCGTCGTCTACTTCACGGCGCTCGTCGCCGGCCGGGGCGTCGGGGTCCTGGAGACCCCGGCGCAACGCGCGGCCTTCGTTGTCGGCGCGTTCGCCGCGTCGGCCAGCTGGCAGCTGCTCCTCGCGGGCGCCGGGGCACGGCTCGGGCGCGCGCTGACCGGGCCCCGCGGACGACGGTGGACGGCGCTGGTGGGCGGGTCCGTCGTCGTGCTGCTCGCGGTGCGGTCCGCGCTCGGCGGCTGA
- a CDS encoding HAD-IIB family hydrolase: MTDHVRLIAFDLDDTLAPSKSPMPERMGRALTSLLDAVPVCIISGGHFGQFRDQVLAHLSATDEQLSRLHLMPTCGTRYLRHTGGEWKQVYAHGLTQEERTDALTALEGEARRLGLWEEQTWGDILEDRGSQITFSALGQEAPLEAKKAWDPTGEKKEMLRDAVARLLPTLEVRSGGSTSVDITRAGVDKAYGMVRLSEQTGIDLADMLFIGDRLDEGGNDYPVKRLGIPTRAVADWRETADLVERIVASLVGTRA, translated from the coding sequence GTGACGGATCACGTGCGTCTCATCGCGTTCGACCTGGACGACACGCTCGCCCCCTCGAAGTCGCCCATGCCGGAGCGGATGGGCAGGGCGCTGACGTCGCTCCTGGACGCGGTGCCGGTGTGCATCATCTCGGGCGGTCACTTCGGCCAGTTCCGCGACCAGGTGCTCGCTCACCTCAGCGCCACCGACGAGCAGCTCTCCCGCCTGCACCTCATGCCCACCTGCGGCACCCGCTACCTGCGCCACACGGGCGGGGAGTGGAAGCAGGTCTACGCTCACGGCCTCACGCAGGAGGAGCGCACGGACGCGCTCACGGCGCTGGAGGGGGAGGCGCGTCGCCTCGGGCTGTGGGAGGAGCAGACCTGGGGCGACATCCTCGAGGACCGGGGCTCGCAGATCACCTTCTCCGCCCTCGGCCAGGAGGCGCCGCTCGAGGCGAAGAAGGCGTGGGACCCCACGGGGGAGAAGAAGGAGATGCTGCGCGACGCCGTCGCCAGGCTCCTGCCCACCCTCGAGGTCCGCTCGGGCGGCTCGACCTCCGTGGACATCACGCGCGCAGGCGTCGACAAGGCCTACGGCATGGTGCGCCTGAGCGAGCAGACCGGGATCGACCTGGCGGACATGCTCTTCATCGGCGACCGGCTCGACGAGGGCGGGAACGACTACCCGGTCAAGCGGCTCGGGATCCCGACCCGCGCGGTCGCCGACTGGCGCGAGACGGCGGACCTCGTCGAGCGGATCGTGGCCTCGCTCGTCGGCACCCGGGCGTAG
- a CDS encoding FUSC family protein, which translates to MRERTWRVPTREDLRSLAWPTALRAAAAIGIPLTTATLLGHHDFGLMTSTGAFTVLYGAGRPARNRVRLLVAVALGFVVVSALGAFTAGVGWAAVALLTAVGAVATFVCHALRVGIPGAFFFIMVAGVAGFIPSHGQAEPAQMVLATAVGAACAVPVALADLLRAPAGPQERAVAAARSAVERFVGASPGDPAAPELSHRAAAALHHAWQVLWAGGDSVSVRPSARSRVAELRSVHRAYTTHLLPGTSPDPDLEADLAEVPLGVPSPWHMLRRDLRSPTVALSAAGRVAVGVLVAGLIALTMSTDHMYWAMMVAALVLHQGLDRRRSLIRARHRLVGTVVGLGLFAFVSWLDLGPWATVLLVVLLQGTVELAIPRNYAVAVTFITPLALTIATAGSTGTVWPVVAERLLDTTVGVAVAVGVLLAVGRRSAAPMLRSYVARVLSSCADALDHVGAGTVARPEGRAARRELSLDMQDLAAVSARALADDPGRAEPWMTPREETAWLGLTVLAHCAAATGPADGVGGATWAARSLGAAALRGTPPDPGVLRTLRAVLHRPSDQT; encoded by the coding sequence GTGCGCGAGCGGACCTGGCGGGTACCCACCCGGGAGGACCTCCGCTCGCTGGCCTGGCCGACCGCACTGCGTGCCGCCGCCGCGATCGGCATCCCCCTCACCACCGCCACGCTCCTCGGGCACCACGACTTCGGCCTGATGACCTCCACCGGGGCCTTCACGGTGCTCTACGGTGCCGGGCGGCCCGCACGGAACCGGGTCCGGCTGCTGGTGGCGGTGGCGCTGGGCTTCGTCGTCGTCTCGGCGCTCGGGGCGTTCACCGCCGGGGTCGGGTGGGCGGCGGTCGCCCTGCTCACCGCCGTCGGTGCCGTGGCCACGTTCGTCTGCCACGCGCTGCGGGTGGGGATCCCTGGAGCGTTCTTCTTCATCATGGTGGCCGGGGTGGCCGGGTTCATCCCGTCCCACGGGCAGGCCGAGCCGGCGCAGATGGTGCTGGCGACGGCGGTCGGTGCCGCCTGCGCCGTCCCCGTCGCCCTCGCCGACCTCCTCCGTGCCCCGGCCGGGCCGCAGGAGCGGGCGGTCGCGGCCGCACGGTCCGCCGTCGAACGGTTCGTCGGCGCCAGCCCGGGAGATCCCGCCGCCCCCGAGCTCTCGCATCGTGCCGCGGCGGCGCTGCACCACGCGTGGCAGGTGCTCTGGGCCGGCGGCGACTCCGTCTCCGTCCGGCCGTCGGCCCGTTCGCGGGTGGCCGAGCTCCGGTCGGTGCACCGCGCGTACACCACCCATCTCCTCCCGGGCACGTCGCCCGACCCCGACCTCGAGGCGGATCTCGCGGAGGTCCCGCTCGGCGTGCCGAGCCCCTGGCACATGCTGCGCCGTGACCTCCGCAGCCCGACCGTGGCGCTCAGCGCGGCCGGGCGGGTGGCGGTGGGCGTCCTCGTCGCCGGGCTGATCGCCCTGACGATGTCCACCGACCACATGTACTGGGCGATGATGGTCGCCGCGCTCGTCCTGCACCAGGGGCTGGACCGGCGGCGATCGCTGATCCGGGCCCGGCACCGGCTCGTCGGCACCGTCGTGGGTCTGGGGCTCTTCGCGTTCGTCTCCTGGCTCGATCTCGGACCGTGGGCGACCGTGCTCCTCGTCGTCCTGCTGCAGGGGACGGTCGAGCTGGCGATCCCGCGCAACTACGCCGTCGCTGTCACCTTCATCACCCCGCTCGCGCTGACCATCGCCACTGCCGGGAGCACAGGCACGGTCTGGCCGGTGGTCGCCGAGCGCCTGCTCGACACCACCGTCGGGGTAGCGGTGGCCGTCGGCGTGCTGCTCGCTGTCGGCCGCCGGAGCGCGGCGCCGATGCTGCGTTCGTACGTCGCCCGGGTGCTCTCGAGCTGCGCGGACGCCCTCGACCACGTGGGGGCGGGCACAGTGGCTCGCCCGGAGGGCCGGGCGGCCCGGCGTGAGCTCTCCCTGGACATGCAGGACCTCGCCGCCGTCTCCGCACGGGCTCTGGCCGACGACCCGGGACGCGCGGAGCCCTGGATGACGCCGCGCGAGGAGACGGCCTGGTTGGGGCTGACGGTCCTCGCCCACTGCGCGGCGGCGACCGGTCCCGCCGACGGGGTCGGCGGCGCAACGTGGGCGGCGCGGTCCCTCGGAGCCGCCGCGCTGCGCGGCACGCCGCCGGACCCCGGTGTGCTGCGGACCTTGCGAGCCGTTCTGCACCGACCGTCGGATCAGACGTAG